The following nucleotide sequence is from Chryseobacterium sp. CY350.
GGTTTATAATTTTTTAAATGATTACTCATTGATGATTATATTTATTCCTGTAATAGGCTATAAATCTACGGGTAATTAGTACTACTCGGCTATGCTGTTACCAACTTTACACCTGTAGCCTATCAACGTCGTCATCTCCAACGACCCTTAAAAGATGTCTCATCTTGAGGCGAGTTTCGCACTTATATGCTTTCAGTGCTTATCTCTTCCAAACGTAGCTACTCAGCGGTGCTCCTGGCGGAACAACTGATACACCAGAGGTTTGTTCAATTCGGTCCTCTCGTACTAGAATCAAGCCCTCTCAAACATCTAACGCCCGCAATAGATAGAGACCGAACTGTCTCACGACGTTCTGAACCCAGCTCGCGTGCCACTTTAATGGGCGAACAGCCCAACCCTTGGGACCTTCTCCAGCCCCAGGATGTGACGAGCCGACATCGAGGTGCCGAACCTCCCCGTCGATGTGAGCTCTTGGGGGAGACTAGCCTGTTATCCCCGGAGTACCTTTTATCCTATGAGCGATGGCCCTTCCATACGGAACCACCGGATCACTATGTCCTGCTTTCGCACCTGATCGACTTGTAGGTCTCACAGTCAAGCACCCTTATGCCATTACACTCTACGCACGGTTACCAAGCGTGCTGAGGGTACCTTTGAAAGCCTCCGTTACTCTTTTGGAGGCGACCACCCCAGTCAAACTACCCACCACGCAGTGTCCTTCTAAAAGAAGTTAGGCTCCAAGTAAGTAAAGGGTGGTATTTCAACGTTGACTCCACAAACACTAGCGTGCCTGCTTCAAAGTCTCCCACCTATCCTACACATTACTTACTCAAAGTCAATACGAAGTTATAGTAAAGGTTCACAGGGTCTTTTCGTCCCATTGCGGGTACTCGGCATCTTCACCGAGACTACAATTTCACAGAGCTCATGGTTGAGACAGTGCCCAGATCGTTACACCATTCGTGCAGGTCGGAACTTACCCGACAAGGAATTTCGCTACCTTAGGACCGTTATAGTTACGGCCGCCGTTTACTGGGGCTTCAGTCAAACGCTTCGCATTGCTGCTAACGCCCTTCCTTAACCTTCCAGCACCGGGCAGGTGTCAGACCCTATACAGCATCTTTCGATTTAGCAGAGTCCTGTGTTTTTGATAAACAGTCGCCTGGGCCTCTTCACTGCGGCCAGCATTGCTGCTGGCGTCTCTTCTTCCGAAGTTACGAGACTATTTTGCCTAGTTCCTTAACCATGATTCACTCTAGCACCTTAGGATTCTCTCCTCGACTACCTGTGTCGGTTTTGGTACGGGTTGCTTCACTTCGGCTTTTCTTGGAAGCACTTTCCTTACAGCAACTTCGCCCGAAGGCTAGGTCTTGACTATTCCGTCAGTCTCCAGTAAGTACGGCACTCCGTCCCCTTTTTAGTGTGAGCAAGTATGGGAATATTAACCCATTGTCCATCCACTACCCCTTTCGGGTTCGCGTTAGGTCCCGACTAACCCTCAGCTGATTAGCATGGCTGAGGAAACCTTAGTCTTTCGGTGAGCGGGTTTCTCGCCCGCTTTATCGTTACTTATGCCTACATTTTCTTTTCTGTACGCTCCACAATGGCTCGCGCCACTGCTTCTGTGCAAACAGAATGCTCCCCTACCAGATACAACCCTAAGTTGTAAATCCATAGCTTCGGTACTCTATTTATGCCCGATTATTATCCATGCCGGACCGCTCGACTAGTGAGCTGTTACGCACTCTTTAAATGAATGGCTGCTTCCAAGCCAACATCCTAGCTGTCAATGCAGTCCAACCGCGTTGCTTCAACTTAATAGAGATTTGGGGACCTTAGCTGTTGGTCTGGGTTCTTTCCCTCTCGGACACGGACCTTAGCACCCGCGCCCTCACTGCCGTGGAACATTTATTAGCATTCGGAGTTTGTCAGGAATTGGTAGGATTTGACTCCCCCGCATCCAATCAGTAGCTCTACCTCTAATAAACTTATACACGACGCTGCACCTAAATGCATTTCGGGGAGTACGAGCTATCTCCCAGTTTGATTGGCCTTTCACCCCTACCCACAGGTCATCCGAAGACTTTTCAACGTCAACCGGTTCGGTCCTCCACTTTGTGTTACCAAAGCTTCAACCTGCCCATGGGTAGATCACAAGGTTTCGCGTCTAATACTACTAACTATGCGCCCTATTCAGACTCGCTTTCGCTCCGGCTCCGGACCTGAAGTCCTTAACCTCGCTAGTAACATTAACTCGTAGGCTCATTATGCAAAAGGCACGCCGTCACCCAACTTGTGGGCTCCGACCGCTTGTAGGCGTACGGTTTCAGGTTCTATTTCACCCTTCTATTCGAAGTGCTTTTCACCTTTCCTTCACAGTACTTGTTCACTATCGGTCTTTCAGGAGTATTTAGCCTTGGAGGATGGTCCCCCCATATTCAGACAGGATTTCACGTGTCCCGCCCTACTCATTTATCATCTAAATATACCTTTCAAATACGGGGCTATCACCCTCTATGGCTGTTCTTTCCAGAACATTCTTTTAAATATATAAAGACTTTTGGGCTAATCCGCGTTCGCTCGCCACTACTTACGGAATCTCTTCGATTTCTTTTCCTCAGGGTACTTAGATGTTTCAGTTCTCCTGGTTTGCTCTCCTTGCGGAGTGACTGGTCTTCAACCAGACGGGTTGCCCCATTCGGACATCTCGGGATCAATTCGTGTGTGCCGATCCCCCGAGCTTTTCGCAGCTTACCGCGTCCTTCTTCGCCTCTGAAAGCCTAGGCATCCGCCATACGCCCTTAACGATTTCTTTCCTATTTATTTCTCAAGCACTCGCAAGTGCTCGGTTTTTTCTTTGTGATATTTTTACCGTTAATGTCAATGATCTTAATGTCTTTCTGCTCGTCTGATAAATGGATATTTGTTTTGGCTCTATCCATCTTACTTTTAAATCAAACTTACAAAACTGTGGAGAATAAGGGAGTCGAACCCTTGACCTTCCCGATGAATCGGGTCGCTCTAGCCCCTATCGGCTAAAATCCTTTGTTTATTCTTTAAATAACTTCTGTGCTCGTTACATCTCTGTAACTTTTTTATTACTTCTCAGTAATGGTGGAGAATAAGGGAGTCGAACCCTTGACCTCCTGCGTGCAAGGCAGGCGCTCTAGCCAGCTGAGCTAATTCCCCTCTAGGTGCTTCTGGCGATTTGCTTCTTGCTTCCAGCTTTCTTGCCATCAGCTATAAGCCATTTGCCATCCGCTTCAATTAGTAGTCTCGGGCAGGCTCGAACTGCCGACCTCTACATTATCAGTGTAGCGCTCTAACCAGCTGAGCTACGAGACTTTGTTTAGATGTTAGATTTTAGACACCAGATGTTAGACTAATCTCTAACTTCTAATTTTCTAACCTCTATTTTCTAAATCTCTCCCTCTGATACTAATTTCTAGTGGGTTTGTATTTTTATAATATAAGCAACCGAGTAAAAAACTAAAACGTTTTCTTTTAAGTAAGTACATGGTACATTAAAGTACCTTTATTTGTTTAACGTCGAAAGACGCTCTAAAATGAGATGTTCCAGCCGCACCTTCCGGTACGGCTACCTTGTTACGACTTAGCCCTAGTTACCTGTTTTACCCTAGGCAGCTCCTGTTACGGTCACCGACTTCAGGTACCCCAGACTTCCATGGCTTGACGGGCGGTGTGTACAAGGCCCGGGAACGTATTCACCGCGCCATGGCTGATGCGCGATTACTAGCGATTCCAGCTTCATAGAGTCGAGTTGCAGACTCCAATCCGAACTGAGACCGGCTTTCGAGATTCGCATCTATTCGCATAGTAGCTGCCCTCTGTACCGGCCATTGTATTACGTGTGTGGCCCAAGGCGTAAGGGCCGTGATGATTTGACGTCATCCCCACCTTCCTCTCTACTTGCGTAGGCAGTCTCACTAGAGTCCCCAACTGAATGATGGCAACTAGTGACAGGGGTTGCGCTCGTTGCAGGACTTAACCTAACACCTCACGGCACGAGCTGACGACAACCATGCAGCACCTTGAAAATTGCCCGAAGGAAGGTCTATTTCTAAACCGATCAATTCCCATTTAAGCCTTGGTAAGGTTCCTCGCGTATCATCGAATTAAACCACATAATCCACCGCTTGTGCGGGCCCCCGTCAATTCCTTTGAGTTTCATTCTTGCGAACGTACTCCCCAGGTGGCTAACTTATCACTTTCGCTTAGTCTCTGAACCCGAAAGCCCAAAAACGAGTTAGCATCGTTTACGGCGTGGACTACCAGGGTATCTAATCCTGTTCGCTCCCCACGCTTTCGTCCATCAGCGTCAGTTAAAACATAGTGACCTGCCTTCGCAATTGGTGTTCTAAGTAATATCTATGCATTTCACCGCTACACTACTTATTCCAGCCACTTCTACTTTACTCAAGACCCGCAGTATCAATGGCAGTTTCATAGTTAAGCTATGAGATTTCACCACTGACTTACGAGCCCGCCTACGGACCCTTTAAACCCAATAAATCCGGATAACGCTTGCACCCTCCGTATTACCGCGGCTGCTGGCACGGAGTTAGCCGGTGCTTATTCGTATAGTACCTTCAGCTATCTACACGTAGATAGGTTTATCCCTATACAAAAGAAGTTTACAACCCATAGGGCCGTCGTCCTTCACGCGGGATGGCTGGATCAGGCTCTCACCCATTGTCCAATATTCCTCACTGCTGCCTCCCGTAGGAGTCTGGTCCGTGTCTCAGTACCAGTGTGGGGGATCACCCTCTCAGGCCCCCTAAAGATCATTGACTTGGTGAGCCGTTACCTCACCAACTATCTAATCTTGCGCGTGCCCATCTCTATCCACCGGAGTTTTCAATATTAAATGATGCCATTCAATATATTATGGGGTATTAATCTTCCTTTCGAAAGGCTATCCCCCAGATAAAGGTAGGTTGCACACGTGTTCCGCACCCGTGCGCCGCTCTCAAGATTCCGAAGAATCTCTACCGCTCGGCTTGCATGTGTTAGGCCTCCCGCTAGCGTTCATCCTGAGCCAGGATCAAACTCTCCATTGTATGTTTGTCTGACTCACTCAAAGTTTTGACGCTTTAGTTTTTCCTTACTTGGTTGTTATATCTATTTTTCAATGATCTCTTCTCTTACGCTTTCTCAGCTGCCCTTTTCTGTCGTTGGGCGTTGCCGTATTTGCGTGTGCAAAAGTAAAACTTTATTTCTAATTAGCCAAATGTTTTTTGAAGAAATTTTAAAGTTTTTTAAGTAACCCTAAAACCTTCTCTTAACCCTCAACCTCTCTACTCCTGCGCTCCCCGTATCGGGACTGCAAAGATAAAAACTTTTTCTAATTACACAAAATTTATCTAAATAAATTTTTATGATATTTAATATCATTTCTACCGGAGTTTTTTTTTGTTCCTGCCTATCTAAAGGCGCTTCTGCGCTACCGATCTACTCTCGTTTTTCAGTGGGGCAAAAGTAGTACGTTTATCCCCATACTTCCAAATATATTTAACATAATGTTCATTTTTAATTCATATCCGAACTTAACCCTTTGAAGATCTGAGAGAAAAATTTCTAATCCCTCCGGTGGGTTTTAATGAGGTCATATGTTCGGCACTGTTTTTTGATGAAAAGAATGGCTTCATTATATAAAGTTGGTTTTCTGAAGGGTTGATTTTGACTCATGAAACAAAACGCTCATCCGAAGATCGCTCCCCTAGCCCCGATTGCAACGGCATCCTTTTCCGGGATGGGCGAAGCGAAGCGTAGGGCTTCCCGGAAAAGATATAGTGGAGAGCGGGAGAAAGCTCCTGAGGAAAAACCTTCTTTTTATAATCGGTCTTTAAAACAAAAATACCTCTGATTTTTTCAGAGGTATCCTATATGTATTTATTTTTCTTGAAAATTATTTCATTTCCTGATATATTAAACTTAAAAATTCAGCGAATGACTTCTCCAAACCGACAATATCGCCAGATTTCAAGTGGAGTGTGCCATCGTTTTGACTACTGTTGCCTAGTCGCGCTGATGATATCCGGTAATACTGATCATTATTTTTGGGACTTTTCTGAATTTTGATCGTTGATCCTAAAAGCTTTTTAGTTGAAACAGTATAAATTTCTCCTGCAACCATCGGTGTTTTGAGATAAGTACGTGGAGATAAAATGTAATCTTTTTTATTAATACTTATTTTCTGATCCTTTTGAGAGGAAGCAAAAAGATACAAATTTCCTTCTTCGCTAGGAAACTTATCTGATGGCACGTAGAGAAGCTTCAATATGTAATGAGCAGCATCAAATTTTTGTGAGCCGCCATTGATTGCTTCAAATGGTTTTAACATAAATGCATTTGCGCCAATTTCTTTTGCTTTCTTATAAATCTGTGAAAAAACTGCTGTATCGTCTTGTGAAAAGCCTTGAACTTCTATCTCACCAAGATATTCTGCCTCGTTAATTTCCTGATCTAAATGAAACAGAAACTTATCTTTGTTACTGCTGGTTTTTTCAACTTTATTCAGGTAAACGTTCTGGGCAAAAATAAATTGTACTGAAAAAATAAAGATGGCCGTAAAAAATTGTTTCATATACTTCATATTATTTAGAAAGTATATTAACACATTCTTCAAGACTGTTTTCCCAATGTTTAGTATCGATTTTATAAACTTCTTCAATTTTATCTAAACACATGGTACTTCTCTTTGGCCTTTTTGCCGGTGTAGGATATTGTTCGGTAGTCAATGAATTTAATTTAACAGAAGATCCTGAAAATTCAGCGATCTTTTTAGCAAATTCAAACCAGGTAGTTTCAGGATAATTTGAGAAGTGAAAAATTCCGAACGTCTTTTTGGGGTTTTCAATGATTTCCATAATTGCTTCTGCAAGATCATTTGCATTGGTGGGTTGACCAAATTGATCACCAACAATTCCCATTTCTTCCTTTTGAGAAAACAAAGACAACATTGTTTTTACAAAATTTTTATTGAATTCTGAATACAACCATGATGTTCTAAGAATAATCGTTTGAGGATTGGCTTCCAAAGCCAGCTCTTCTCCTGCTCTTTTTGACTCACCATAAACACCAATCGGGTTTGTGAAATCGTCTTCGGAATAATCTAAGTTAGTTTCGCCGTCAAAAACATAATCTGTGGATACGTGAACAAAAATAGTTTTGTTCTCACAACATGCTGATGCAAGATTTTCTACACCATAAGCATTTACAGCAAATGCTTTTTCTTTTTCCTGCTCGGCTAAATCTACTGCGGTGTACGCAGATGCATTGATGCAGTAATCTGGTTTATGTTCAGAGAAAAATTCTTTAATTTGATCTTCATTGGTAATATCTAGAGTTTTTGAATCTGTAAAGATAAATTCATAATCCAATTCAAAACTGGGCGCCAATTTTTTTATGCAATTTCCTAACTGGCCATTGCTTCCTACTACTGCTATCTTTTTCATTAACTATGAATTTTTCGCGTTTTGCGATCTTAAAAATTTAACTCTTGGTTGAAAATCCTTCTGTTCCAAATTTACAAAGAATTTGTGAAACGTATCTTTTATATCTTGGGGGTGAACCTCGGATTTTCTTGTCTTAATATTAAAATAAATAACCGTCACCCATAATACTGCATGAACGGTTTTTTCGTCAAGACTTTTCATCAGAATTTCAACTTTTGCAGTTCTGTCCTGAATCTCAATCGTTTTGCTGCTGATGACAACCTGAGTATTGTATCTCACTTCTTTCAGATATGCAATTTCATTCTGAATAGCAATCCAGGTGCAGCCAGTTTTTTTGGTATATTCTTCATAGGTAAAACCATAAAATTCTTCCACATGATCTTCTCTTGCATTGAACATGTAGTCGAGATATTTAACATTATTTAAATGTCCGATCGGATCGCAATCGCTGAATCTGACTTTTACCGTGGTTGAAACTTCTTTTTCCATAGCGCAAAAATAAAAAAACCACTCCTAATAGAAGTGGTAGTTTTTACAAATCTTTTGTTAATATCTCTATTATTAAAGACCTAATTCTTTTTTAACAGCTGGAGTCGCATCTGGACCTGCTTTATAAACAAGACCTGTAGAGTTAGCATCCATGATATAATCATAACCGTTTGCTTTAGCAACTTTAGTTACAACATCCATCAATTTTTTCTCGATAGGTTCGAAAAGAAGATCTTGCTTTGCAGTTGCATCTTTTCTCATTTTCTCTTCCATCTGCGCCATCTCTTCCTGAAGTTTCTGCATTTCTTCTCCTCTAGCTTTGTTTTCAGCTTCTGTTTTTGTAGGAGCTTCTTTAGTATAAAGAGCATACTTTGTTTGTGCAGCTTCAGCTTTTTTCTTCATTTCAGCTTGCTTTGCGTTTACAAACGTTGTAATTTCTGTATCAGCTTTTTTCTTTTCTGGCATTGCATTAAGAATACCTGCGACATCCAAAGTAGCAATTTTCTGAGCTTTTGCCATACCTACAGACACAACCATCATCGCTGCTGCAAATAATACACTTAATTTTTTCATAACTGGTAATAAATAATTAATTTGTTTTTAGATTTTAAATTTGGGTAAAAGTTAATTCGGAAAAATTAAATTTTACTATTTTTTATTAGTTTTCTTTTCTTTTTCTTCGGTTCCTTTGAGCAATATGGATAGTACTTTGTCTGTATAGTCATATCTTTTCTGAAGAAAAATCACATTAACGTCATTGCTTTTATCAAATACGATACCCAATCCGTTTTTCTCAGACATAGTCTTTATGGCTGTCCAGATCTGATCCTGGAATGGCTCAACTAAATTTGCTCTGAGCTGACTTATTTCTCCTGTTTTCCCGAATCTTAAACTTGTAGTGGTTTTAATATTTTTATCTAAATCCATCACTTCTTTTTCTCTAAGCTTCAGCTGATCTCCAACTAAAAGAACTTTTTCGTTTTCGAAAGCTGCTCTTTTTTTATCAAATTCTGCCTGCATTCCCTGAAGCTCCTGCTCCCATGTATCAATCTGCGAATTTAATCTCGCTTCGGCTTCTTTATACTGTGGCATCATATCCAAAATATAATTGGTATCAACAACGCCAATTTTTTGTGCGTTTCCAAAGCTGAAAAGCAAAAGTGCTAAAGATGTAAAAAATATTTTAAAATTCTTCATATTATTATAAAGATTGGTTCATTAGGAAGTGCGTTTTCGTTCCAGACGGCTCTGTTCCTAGAACAGTTTTGTCAAATCCGTAAGCGAAATCAAATCCAATCAAACCAAATGCTCCCATATAAACTCTTACCCCAACACCAACTGATCTTTTCAACTGGAAAGGGTTGTACTTGCTCCAAGAGTTCCAAACGTTACCTCCTTCTGCAAAAGTAAGAGCGTAAATTTTGGCGGTTTGGTTCATTGAAATCGGATATCTTAATTCTAACGTAAATCTGTTATAAATAGTACCTCCACCTTTTTGAGTAATATCATCAACAGTACCTCCGTAAGTAGATGCATTTTCATAACCTCTTAAAGGAATTAATTCTCTACCATCAAATCTACCACCGAAAAGTCCTGTACCACCGACGTAGAATCTTTCAAAAGGCGGCGCACCAAGTTCTTTATTGTAACCATCCATGAATCCCATTTCAGCAGAAGATCTCAAAACCAATTTACCTACAACTTCGTTATAAACGTCAGCTTTGAATTTGATTTTGTAAAATTCCATCCACTTATATTTTTCAGTAGGAGCCAATGTAGAGTAATCTTTATTACTAAACAATGAATATGGTGGTGTAAATTTCCCAGATAATTCAATATTTGAACCCGTTGTAGGGAAGATTGGGTCAATACCTGCAGAGTTTCGGCTTAAACCTACATTTAAACTTAAGTTATTTGCATTTCCGTATAATTCTGTAGTATCTCCAAATTCAAAAGGATAATTACTGAAGTTATACTTTTGGAACTGAATCCCTGTGTACAATGAGAAATAATCATCAGGCCATCTCAAATATCTGTTTAAACCAACCGTTGCAGAGAAAATATTTAGTCTCTGATCCGGACCGCTTACCTGACTATAATTTACTCTTGAGTTATTTAAACTTACAGAAAGTGCAGTTGGTTTTGTCCCAAACAACCATGGCTCAACAAATGAAATACCATAATTTTGGAAATACTGACCTGCCTGTGCAGTGATTGATAATGTCTGGCCGTCACCTTGAGGAACCGGTCTGAAATCTTTGAATTTAAGGAAGTTCCTAAGAGAGAAGTTATTAAATGTCAATCCTAAAGTCCCGATAAAGCTGTTACCACCGTAACCTGCCTGCAACTGAACCTGAGAAGATCCTTTTTCCACCAATTTCCAGTTAATATCTACTGTATTATCTTGTTGATTTGGCTGAATATCCTGACCGATCTGCTGCGGATCAAAGAAAGTCATTCCTGCTAAATCAAAATAAGTTCTTTTAATTTCTGTCTTTTTAAACAATTCTCCCGGCTTTGTTCTCAAAGCTCTTAAAATAACGTGGTCATGAGTCGTAGTGTTTCCTTCCCAAGTTACTCTATTCCATGTAGCCTGCTCACCTTCATTGATTCTAATCTCAAGATTAATTCTATCTCCGTCAACAGATTTTTCGACAGGTGTCACATTTGAGAAAAGGTAACCGTTATTCATATAGTTCGACTTGATATCAGAATCGTCTTCCTTACCGCCGTCTTCACCAACTTTTTTGTTAAATCCTACTGCATCGTAGATATCTCCTTTTTTGTATCCTAAGATTCTCTGAAGATATTCTGTAGAGTAAACTGTATTTCCGGTAAAAGTAATATCACCAATGTAATATTGTTTCCCTTCACTCAGTTTTACGTTGATTTCGTAATTATTTTTCTTATTTCTCCAAACGGAATCAGAAACGATTTGTGCGTCTCTGTATCCTAAAGAGTTATAATAGCTGATAAGGCTTTGCTTATCTTCCTGATATTTTTCTTCAATAAATTTAGATGACTTCAAAATACCACCAATTCCGAATCTCTTCTGCTTGGTTTCTTTGAAAGCCTTTTTTCTTAATTTAGCATCGGTAACGCTTTGGTTGCCTTCAAACTCGATATGGCTGATCTTTACTCTTCTGCCTTTGTCGATATTGATCGTCCAGTCAACCAAATTAGGATCGCCTGCATTTACTTTATCTTCAATACTGATTTTAGCATCAGCAAAGCCTTTTTTCACATAATCCTTCGGGATATTTGTTTTAAGGCTCGAGATAAGGTTCTGAGTGATCTTCGTCCCTGGTTTCAGGTTATTGTCTTTAGCTAATTTTTCATTTTTAGATTTACCTATCCCTTTTCCTGTGAATTTTACTTCACCAAGATCCTTTAAATCTTCAAGATAAAATTTTAAAACTACTGTTTTACCTTCAATACTTTGAATGTATACTTCTACTTCAGAGAAAGATTGTGTGTCCCAAAGTTTTTTGATGGCACCACTGATTTTCTGTCCCGGAATATCTACCTCCTCTCCTTTTGTAAGACCCGTAAATCTTAAAATCTGAGCCGGTGTATATTTTTTTACCCCATCAACAACAATGTCTTTCAGAGTGTAAGTTCCTGTTTGATTTTCCGCAAGAACAGAGGTGGTATTAACCGCTGTGCTGTCTTGTGGCGTCACCTGTCCATAAAAATGTGCAGAAGCAGCAAACATAATGATGGGTAATAGTCTAAACTTCATTTTATCTTAATCTTTCTTTTCTTAAATTACTGGATTTGTATCTGTTCGCCTGTAAGGCCATATCTTCTTTCCTTGTTTTGATAATCTACAATACACTGGAAAAAAATATCTTTTGTGAAATCTGGCCACAAAACATTCAGAAACTGAAGTTCTGCATAAGCGATCTGCCAAAGCAGAAAATTGCTTATTCTAATTTCGCCACTGGTTCTAATCAACAAATCTACAGGTGGAAAATCTTTTGTATAGAGATAATTCTCAAATAATTTTTCATCAATATTTTCTACATCAAGTGTACCTTCTTTCACGTCGGTACTGATGTTTTTAACTGCATTAAGGATTTCGTTCTGCGAACCGTAACTGATAGCCAGAACCAAATTTCCTTTTGTGTTTTCTTTTGTAAGTTCTACAACTTTAAGAAGTTGCTCTTTTACTAATATTGGTAATTTATCCAAATTACCAATCACATGCATTCTTAAACCTTTACTGAAGATTTCTTCTGCCTCCAAAAGCAAAGTTTCGGTGAGTAAACTCATTAATGTGTTCACTTCGTCGGTAGGTCGTTTCCAGTTTTCTGAGGAAAAGGTATACAGAGTGAGATACGGAATATTAACTTCATTACAAGCATTGATAGCATTTCTTACGGCATCAATTGCATTCTTATGACCAAACGTTCTTTCTTCACCGCGAGATTTTGCCCATCTTCCATTGCCATCCATAATGATGGCTACATGTTGCGGTAAATTCTCGGAACTTATTTTTTCTTTAATCAATGACATACTAAATTAATCACAATAACATGGTGGTCTTCCGAAAGAATAGGTCAATCCTAAACTAAAGGTATTCATCCAATCTCTTGACTCCAGATCACCTATATTTCTACTTCCTATAAAGGCAGCTTCTCTTTCTTTTGATACAATAAAGTAATCGCCAGTCTGCAATAGCGATCCTCCGGTAGCAGGACTTAAAATATCTGCATTATAATTTGAAACAACATCTTTAGCAAGTACTTTGCTATGATCAAGCTGATCTGTCAATGCAAGTCTGAATGTAGCTTCTGCAAAGACTGCCCAACCGTGATTAAATTTATATTTTAATCCAACTCCAAAAGGGATATGCGCTACGGTTTTCCTACCCATTGTATATTCTGTAGTCGTCACAAAATCTAATTCATCAATAGGAGCCTGTGCTACTCCGTCTGCATTTCGTCTGAAGTCGTGATTCAAAGTTGCCTTGGGTGCATCAAACATTATCCCTCCAATTCCTCCAAAAATGTACGGACTTATCATACTTAATTGCTCATTATTCACAGGAAACAAATTATATTCGAAAACTACACTTGCTTCATAAACATTGTTTTTCCCATATGAATTTCTGTTTCTTCTATACTCTTCTTTTGCAGCCTTGTCACTAAACTGAATCTGATTGTAACCTAAATCTACTCGTACAGTCTGATGAGGGTTAAAATTAAATCTATATAACAAACCACCATAAAAAGGAAATCCCCATTCTGAAGCTCTATCCAAATCCAATGGTTGCTGCAAAATGTAATTGGTATTCCCTATATCGCCTACTAAATTACTCATGCCAAGACGAATTCCCAATTCATTTCTTTGTGCCTTTACACTTACCATTGTACCTAAGAGGGTAAGAAAGCTAAACAATAATTTTTTATTCATAGAAGAATATGGATTTATGGTTATTTTAAAAATTAATTTTTGCAAATATAAAACATTTTTATATTAATGATAATCTTAATGTTTCGTTA
It contains:
- a CDS encoding OmpH family outer membrane protein → MKNFKIFFTSLALLLFSFGNAQKIGVVDTNYILDMMPQYKEAEARLNSQIDTWEQELQGMQAEFDKKRAAFENEKVLLVGDQLKLREKEVMDLDKNIKTTTSLRFGKTGEISQLRANLVEPFQDQIWTAIKTMSEKNGLGIVFDKSNDVNVIFLQKRYDYTDKVLSILLKGTEEKEKKTNKK
- a CDS encoding acyl-CoA thioesterase, producing MEKEVSTTVKVRFSDCDPIGHLNNVKYLDYMFNAREDHVEEFYGFTYEEYTKKTGCTWIAIQNEIAYLKEVRYNTQVVISSKTIEIQDRTAKVEILMKSLDEKTVHAVLWVTVIYFNIKTRKSEVHPQDIKDTFHKFFVNLEQKDFQPRVKFLRSQNAKNS
- the bamA gene encoding outer membrane protein assembly factor BamA, which translates into the protein MKFRLLPIIMFAASAHFYGQVTPQDSTAVNTTSVLAENQTGTYTLKDIVVDGVKKYTPAQILRFTGLTKGEEVDIPGQKISGAIKKLWDTQSFSEVEVYIQSIEGKTVVLKFYLEDLKDLGEVKFTGKGIGKSKNEKLAKDNNLKPGTKITQNLISSLKTNIPKDYVKKGFADAKISIEDKVNAGDPNLVDWTINIDKGRRVKISHIEFEGNQSVTDAKLRKKAFKETKQKRFGIGGILKSSKFIEEKYQEDKQSLISYYNSLGYRDAQIVSDSVWRNKKNNYEINVKLSEGKQYYIGDITFTGNTVYSTEYLQRILGYKKGDIYDAVGFNKKVGEDGGKEDDSDIKSNYMNNGYLFSNVTPVEKSVDGDRINLEIRINEGEQATWNRVTWEGNTTTHDHVILRALRTKPGELFKKTEIKRTYFDLAGMTFFDPQQIGQDIQPNQQDNTVDINWKLVEKGSSQVQLQAGYGGNSFIGTLGLTFNNFSLRNFLKFKDFRPVPQGDGQTLSITAQAGQYFQNYGISFVEPWLFGTKPTALSVSLNNSRVNYSQVSGPDQRLNIFSATVGLNRYLRWPDDYFSLYTGIQFQKYNFSNYPFEFGDTTELYGNANNLSLNVGLSRNSAGIDPIFPTTGSNIELSGKFTPPYSLFSNKDYSTLAPTEKYKWMEFYKIKFKADVYNEVVGKLVLRSSAEMGFMDGYNKELGAPPFERFYVGGTGLFGGRFDGRELIPLRGYENASTYGGTVDDITQKGGGTIYNRFTLELRYPISMNQTAKIYALTFAEGGNVWNSWSKYNPFQLKRSVGVGVRVYMGAFGLIGFDFAYGFDKTVLGTEPSGTKTHFLMNQSL
- the uppS gene encoding polyprenyl diphosphate synthase gives rise to the protein MSLIKEKISSENLPQHVAIIMDGNGRWAKSRGEERTFGHKNAIDAVRNAINACNEVNIPYLTLYTFSSENWKRPTDEVNTLMSLLTETLLLEAEEIFSKGLRMHVIGNLDKLPILVKEQLLKVVELTKENTKGNLVLAISYGSQNEILNAVKNISTDVKEGTLDVENIDEKLFENYLYTKDFPPVDLLIRTSGEIRISNFLLWQIAYAELQFLNVLWPDFTKDIFFQCIVDYQNKERRYGLTGEQIQIQ
- the rfbD gene encoding dTDP-4-dehydrorhamnose reductase, producing MKKIAVVGSNGQLGNCIKKLAPSFELDYEFIFTDSKTLDITNEDQIKEFFSEHKPDYCINASAYTAVDLAEQEKEKAFAVNAYGVENLASACCENKTIFVHVSTDYVFDGETNLDYSEDDFTNPIGVYGESKRAGEELALEANPQTIILRTSWLYSEFNKNFVKTMLSLFSQKEEMGIVGDQFGQPTNANDLAEAIMEIIENPKKTFGIFHFSNYPETTWFEFAKKIAEFSGSSVKLNSLTTEQYPTPAKRPKRSTMCLDKIEEVYKIDTKHWENSLEECVNILSK
- a CDS encoding DUF6089 family protein, with product MNKKLLFSFLTLLGTMVSVKAQRNELGIRLGMSNLVGDIGNTNYILQQPLDLDRASEWGFPFYGGLLYRFNFNPHQTVRVDLGYNQIQFSDKAAKEEYRRNRNSYGKNNVYEASVVFEYNLFPVNNEQLSMISPYIFGGIGGIMFDAPKATLNHDFRRNADGVAQAPIDELDFVTTTEYTMGRKTVAHIPFGVGLKYKFNHGWAVFAEATFRLALTDQLDHSKVLAKDVVSNYNADILSPATGGSLLQTGDYFIVSKEREAAFIGSRNIGDLESRDWMNTFSLGLTYSFGRPPCYCD
- a CDS encoding OmpH family outer membrane protein — its product is MKKLSVLFAAAMMVVSVGMAKAQKIATLDVAGILNAMPEKKKADTEITTFVNAKQAEMKKKAEAAQTKYALYTKEAPTKTEAENKARGEEMQKLQEEMAQMEEKMRKDATAKQDLLFEPIEKKLMDVVTKVAKANGYDYIMDANSTGLVYKAGPDATPAVKKELGL